CATCTATATGATATGCCTGGTAGCATTGATTCGGAATCACAGTAAATTGAATTGTTTCCTTCTGGAAATCTAAAAAATAATCTTTGTTTCCAGTGGGCAGATCAATTCCATATTTGTCTATGCTAACAAGTTTCCATTTGCCCATTAGGGCGCTACTGGTTTGTCCAAATGAAAGAATAGGACAAGCTGCTAATAGGATAAGTAAGAATGTATAAAGTGATTTCATTTTATGTCTGATATATGTTTAGTAGTAAAATTATATAAATAATGGGCTGTAAAAATTCGCTGAGTTGATGAATTAGTAACATACAATTGTTGGGCCAACTTTAAGGCTATCTATTTTGTCAATTATAAAGAAACTCAGATCTTAGTTGTCGATGAAAGTTGTCGATGAAAGTTGTTGAAGTAAAGAGTTCTACAGAGAAAACCATTTTTTTAAATCTGGTTCACAAAATATATGAGAATGATCCTAATTGGGTTTGTCCATTAGATAAGGATATTACTATAGTCTTTAATCTGGAGGGAAACACCTATTTCAAGCATGGCAAGGCAATACGGTGGATATTATTGGATGACTCAAATAATCCAATAGGGAGAATAGCTGCTTTCATAGATTTTAATACATCGTTAGAGAATGACCAGCCAACAGGAGGGATTGGCTTCTTTGAATGTGTGGATAATCAAGAGGCAGCAAAATTACTTTTTGATGAGGCTAAGAATTGGCTTGTTTCGCAAGATATTGAGGCAATGGATGGTCCGATAAACTTTGGCGAGTCGGATAAATATTGGGGGCTTCTTGTAGACGGGTTTACACAGCCGGCATATAAGATAGCCTATAATCCACCTTATTATCGGGAATTATTTGAAGAATATGGGTTTCAAGTTTATTATAAGCAAGAAGGGTTTCATTTGGATTTGAGCAACCCAATTCCCGAACGGTTTTATAAAATAGCAGAGCGAGTGGTAAGTAATCCGGAGTATTCTTTCGAGCATTTTGATTATAATCAAATTAATAAATATGTATCTGATTTTACTCATGTTTATAATTTAACCTGGAAAGATTTTAGAAAGGATTTCGAACCAGTGCAAGAGGCATATATTCTTAAATTCATGAAGGATGCCAAGATAATTATTGAAGAGAAATTTATTTGGTTTGCGTATAAAAACGGTGTTCCTATCGCTATCTATTTTATGTACCCCGATGCAAATCAGATCCTTAAAGAGTTTGATGGTAAGTTGGGTTTTTGGAATAAGTTGAAGCTGTTATACCATGTGAATATGAAGAAGATTACCCGTGCTAGAGGTATGGTGATGGGAGTGGTTCCTGAGTTTCATGGAAAGGGAATTGAAAGTGCTTTTTATATACATGTGAACAATGTGTTCAAGGAAATGCCTCATTACAATCAAGTGGAGTTTTCTTGGGTAGGAGACTTCAATCCTCTTATGCGAAAGTTATGGAAGGCGATGGGAGCAGATCCGGCGAAAAGCTACATCACTTATCGTTATTTATTTGATCGGGATAAAGATTTTGTACGATATCCCATTCCTAGTGATAAGAAAGAATAGGAATTATTCTTCTTCCGTAGTTTTCGAATCCAAGTTCATAGGCTTAACTAGATCGCTTGTAGATTCACTATCCTCGTTTTCAGACTCTTTCTGTCCGAGAATATTTTTCAGATAACCAATTGCTAAAGGGTCGTTACTCAAAATTATTACTAAGATTCCGCAAATAAGGATACTAAGAAGTACCACCGCATACGCTAACGATTGGATCTCTTCTCCACCAGTTATTCCCATTTGAATTGGGATAGAAGCAAGGATAGCAGGCACCAATCCTTTCGGAGACATAATCGACATTATACTTAAGTCTTTAAAAGACATTTTAGATCGCACTAATAATTTGATCGAAATCGGACGAATTAAAATAATACCGACTACAATGGAAAACGCGAGAACGTAGATAATTACACTTTCGAATTTCATTAGAATACCTACATAGACAAAAAAGAAAGTAGATAGGAGAAAAACTAACTCTCCGAAGAAATCTTTTTCGCTTTGCTGTAATTCTTTTGATGGGATAATTTTTTTCAGAAAAGTATTTTGGAGTAAGTGTGCATTACCTAAGGTGATACCAAATATCAATGTTGCAATTCCTCCATTTAATTCTAAATATTCGGTAAGTCCATATACTATGAAGACAAACGCAACATTCATGATAATTGAATTCTCAATAATTCTTGTTTTGTGAATTACAAGAGACCACAACAGGCCACTTATTAATCCTACAAGCATGGCGAGTAAAAAGGATTTCCAGACGTTGTTGGCGATTGCAGACAGTTCGAAAACTCCTTGCTCCATGCTTTGAAGTAATGCTAAGCCAATTACCAAGCAGAGTACATCGCTAAGAGCAGACTCCAATAGAAGCGTAGTCCCAGCTTTCTTATCCATATTGAGTTGTTTAATCATTGGTATCACAACAGCGGAAGAAGTGCCAGCGATGATTACTCCAAAGAATGTAGCACTCATTAGTTCAAGGGGTAATAGGTAGTATGCGGCGCCGGTGCCAATAATGGCACTTGCAATAAAATTAAAAAGAGTAATTAAAAAGGCTGAACCAATTGAGGCTCTAAGTTCATTGATCTTTAGATTCGTTCCGCTTTCGAATAGGAGAAGAATAAGAGTGACAGTTGTAAATATTGTACCTACTGAACCAAAATGATTTTCATTAACTAGGTTTAAAACTGGACCTATAATAATTCCGATTATTAAGAGAAGAAGAACGTTTGGGATTTTAGTAAACTTGAAAATACCATTGAAAAAGTGAGCGCAAAAAATAAGAAGGCCGATGAAAACAATTACGATAGAAGTTTCCATATCTAACGTTAAATTGACTTTACTAAATAGAGGCTATAGCTCGCTGATTTCAGCTTTGATTTCTTTAAATCCAAGTTTCTTTAGTAGAATGAAGTGGCTTTTAATTGCCGCTAAAAAAGTTTTGTGTTCAATGTAGGGAACCGCATATTCTTTACAAGTAGATTGTACAATCTCCGAAATTTTAGTGTAATGGATGTGGCAAATATCTGGAAATAAATGATGTTCTACTTGATGGTTAAGTCCACCTAGCAGCCAAGTAAGTGTACCGCTTTTTGTTCCAAAATTTGCTGTGGTAAGCAATTGGTGAATGGCCCAGTTGTTTTCTACGCTACCTCCGTCTTCCGACTCGAAGTAACTAGTTTCTTCAATTACGTGTGCAGATTGAAAAACAAGTGCTAAAATAATCCCGCAAATAAAATGCATAAGAAAAAACCCAATTAAGGTTTGCCACACTGGAAGATCGATAATGTATAGTGGAAGGAGTAAAGTGACTATTATATAGGACACCTTATAAAAAACAACTTCTCTAATTGCCTTGCTATATGATACCCCTTGGCTCGCAAGAAGATTCTTTTTAGCATAGTCTCTAACTTGTGTGAAATCTTTAACAAACAGTCTGTTTATCGTCATGAGACCATAAAAGAACAAAGCATATATAGCTTGGAATCTGTACACTTTTTTGTGGTCAGCATAAGGAGAGAATCGCATAACTTCATTTTCAATGTCTTCATCAAACCCTTCGATATTAGTGTAGGTATGGTGAAGTACATTGTGTTGTATTTTCCAGGTAACATGATAAGATCCTATCAGATTCATTACGAAACCAAAGATTCTATTCACTTTTACGCTTTTTGAATAAGCGCTATGATTTGCATCGTGCATTACGGATAAGCCTATACCATACATTCCAAGGCCCATTAAGATCCACAAAGAAGTTACAGGCCAGAAACCAGTTGCAAAGCCAGATAGTAATATTGCTAATGGAACGAAGTAGCAGCTAAGAACTACGGCAGACTTAACTTTCATTTCAAGATTGCCGTATTTGCTGATATTGTTTTCCTTAAAATGGTTATCCACCCGTTTTCTTAATTCTTTGGAGAACTCAGGTTTGTCTTTGAAGTTGAACTTAACTGATGGTGCTTTCATACAGCGTCGGGGGTAATATGCAGATTTAAGGGCGCAAGTTACTCAATTAATTTTTCCTAAATAACCTGTTTAGAACATATTTAGAATCAACTTATACACCATTATGATATTATATATGGAAAAACATATGAGGTAAGAGAAGAGCGGATTGTATAAAAGTATCGTAATCTGCTATTTACGGGAAAACATAAGATGATTAAAGGGAGGGTGTCTATTTTTTCTTTGTAAAATTTTCCATTTTATTATCGTAGCATAGGTAGTATAAGCCATGCTTAAGTTCTTTGATGTCGATATTAGAACCGTTTCCTTGAGAAACAATAGTTCCTAATTCGTTAAATATTTCGTAATCCGTTTTCTCGGTAAACGTAATTTCGTTAATGGGTTTTTTAGGTGCAAATTCAACATCACGAGACGGTTCTGATAATGTAATTTGTACAACACCTTTAGATTTACAGTCTTTATTGTCTCTGTCATAAATCCGGAAAAGATTCATTCCTGTATGTTTGGGAAGTAAATAATTGAGCTTTACATCTTCTGCATCCTTTGTTTTTAATGTATCCCAGGTAATCCATTTATTCCATCGAAATTGCTGGACAAGTAAATCGTTGCTTTTGTAGTCGATAGTGCCGCTCAGGTTTCCTTTTGCATCACATTCAATTTCTATTGCATCGCTGTGGCCAGTACAAATAGTTGTTTCTCCCTGTGCGTAACCAATAATTACTGACATTGTAAATGCTATTGTAAGTAATAATTTCATATCTGTATTTTAGTCTGGTTTTACTTCTCCTACGTATCGAAACGCAAGATGTTTTGTTAATTTATTACGAATCATATTATTGCTGATAAGCAAGTTTTATTCCCAAAACTATTGGCCTTCTATTATATAAATTTAATAAAACGTATCGATCTTCTATCGAGGGTGTTATGGTGTATGGTTTGTAGGTAGATATGCTGGGTTTTTAATGTAATGATCAAACAATTCAATAATAGGTAGCTATGTCCTTTTTGTTACCTATCTTTGCCGGCTTAAATTTAGGATATGGAAGCGATTAGAAATATAGCTATTATAGCACACGTTGACCACGGTAAAACAACTTTGGTAGATAGAATTATTGAGTCATGTAACGTATTATCGGACCGAGAGGAAAGCGATGATCTAATTTTGGATAACAATGACTTGGAACGTGAGCGTGGTATTACAATCGTTTCTAAGAACGTATCTGTTGATTATAAAGGAACTAAAATTAATATTATTGATACTCCTGGTCACGCCGATTTTGGTGGGGAAGTTGAGCGTGTATTGAAAATGGCGGATGGTGTTTTGCTATTAGTTGATGCTTTTGAAGGACCAATGCCACAAACAAGATTTGTTTTAGGTAAGGCACTTTCTTTGGGTATTAAGCCAATTCTAGTAATAAATAAAGTAGATAAGGAAAACTGTAAGCCAGATGAAGTACAAGAGAAAGTATTTGATTTGATGTTTAACTTAGACGCTACTGAGGATCAATTGGAATTTGAGACAATTTATGGTTCATCTAAACAAGGATGGATGGCAAAAGATTGGTTGAAACCAACAGAAGATATTTTTACGTTACTGGATACTATTTTAGAAGTAATACCAGAAACTCCAATGGTTGAAGGTACACCGCAAATGCAAATAACCTCTTTAGATTTCTCAAGCTTCGTAGGACGTATCGCAATTGGGCGACTTTTTAGAGGATCTCTTAAGATTGGACAGGATTACATGCTTTGT
The sequence above is drawn from the Flavobacteriales bacterium genome and encodes:
- a CDS encoding GNAT family N-acetyltransferase translates to MKVVEVKSSTEKTIFLNLVHKIYENDPNWVCPLDKDITIVFNLEGNTYFKHGKAIRWILLDDSNNPIGRIAAFIDFNTSLENDQPTGGIGFFECVDNQEAAKLLFDEAKNWLVSQDIEAMDGPINFGESDKYWGLLVDGFTQPAYKIAYNPPYYRELFEEYGFQVYYKQEGFHLDLSNPIPERFYKIAERVVSNPEYSFEHFDYNQINKYVSDFTHVYNLTWKDFRKDFEPVQEAYILKFMKDAKIIIEEKFIWFAYKNGVPIAIYFMYPDANQILKEFDGKLGFWNKLKLLYHVNMKKITRARGMVMGVVPEFHGKGIESAFYIHVNNVFKEMPHYNQVEFSWVGDFNPLMRKLWKAMGADPAKSYITYRYLFDRDKDFVRYPIPSDKKE
- a CDS encoding cation:proton antiporter — encoded protein: METSIVIVFIGLLIFCAHFFNGIFKFTKIPNVLLLLIIGIIIGPVLNLVNENHFGSVGTIFTTVTLILLLFESGTNLKINELRASIGSAFLITLFNFIASAIIGTGAAYYLLPLELMSATFFGVIIAGTSSAVVIPMIKQLNMDKKAGTTLLLESALSDVLCLVIGLALLQSMEQGVFELSAIANNVWKSFLLAMLVGLISGLLWSLVIHKTRIIENSIIMNVAFVFIVYGLTEYLELNGGIATLIFGITLGNAHLLQNTFLKKIIPSKELQQSEKDFFGELVFLLSTFFFVYVGILMKFESVIIYVLAFSIVVGIILIRPISIKLLVRSKMSFKDLSIMSIMSPKGLVPAILASIPIQMGITGGEEIQSLAYAVVLLSILICGILVIILSNDPLAIGYLKNILGQKESENEDSESTSDLVKPMNLDSKTTEEE
- a CDS encoding acyl-CoA desaturase, giving the protein MKAPSVKFNFKDKPEFSKELRKRVDNHFKENNISKYGNLEMKVKSAVVLSCYFVPLAILLSGFATGFWPVTSLWILMGLGMYGIGLSVMHDANHSAYSKSVKVNRIFGFVMNLIGSYHVTWKIQHNVLHHTYTNIEGFDEDIENEVMRFSPYADHKKVYRFQAIYALFFYGLMTINRLFVKDFTQVRDYAKKNLLASQGVSYSKAIREVVFYKVSYIIVTLLLPLYIIDLPVWQTLIGFFLMHFICGIILALVFQSAHVIEETSYFESEDGGSVENNWAIHQLLTTANFGTKSGTLTWLLGGLNHQVEHHLFPDICHIHYTKISEIVQSTCKEYAVPYIEHKTFLAAIKSHFILLKKLGFKEIKAEISEL